The following coding sequences lie in one Methylosinus sp. PW1 genomic window:
- a CDS encoding Yip1 family protein, producing MDIKERLRDILERAKRIISSPKTEWAAIEAEQTTALDLYRNYILYLAAVPAIANFLGGWLFGFSRGSNIVHYSFFTGLIRAALQYGLGLPLLYGVALVISMLAPSFEGKRDDLRALKLIAYSYTPIWLAEIFGLVPGLRWLDVLGVFAVYLFYVGVSRMMRSKEEYSDVYTAAALVLGIAASFLHGMIVHMLVPAPTV from the coding sequence ATGGACATCAAGGAGCGGCTCCGGGACATTCTAGAGCGCGCCAAGCGCATCATATCGTCGCCCAAGACGGAGTGGGCGGCGATCGAGGCGGAGCAGACGACCGCTCTCGATCTCTATCGCAATTACATCCTCTATCTCGCGGCGGTGCCGGCCATCGCCAATTTCCTCGGCGGCTGGCTGTTCGGCTTCTCGCGCGGCTCCAATATCGTGCATTACTCCTTCTTCACCGGCCTCATCCGCGCCGCGCTGCAATATGGGCTCGGCCTGCCGCTGCTCTATGGCGTGGCTCTGGTGATCTCGATGCTGGCGCCCAGCTTCGAGGGCAAGCGCGACGATCTGCGCGCGCTGAAGCTCATCGCCTATTCCTACACGCCCATCTGGCTCGCCGAGATCTTCGGCCTCGTTCCGGGTCTGCGCTGGCTCGACGTGCTCGGCGTCTTCGCAGTCTATCTCTTCTATGTCGGCGTCTCGCGAATGATGCGCAGCAAGGAGGAATATTCGGACGTCTACACTGCGGCGGCCCTGGTGCTCGGCATTGCGGCGTCCTTCCTGCACGGCATGATCGTCCATATGCTGGTCCCGGCGCCGACCGTGTGA
- the fixJ gene encoding response regulator FixJ: MSEPTVHVIDDDAAVRDALRLLLRTEGHEVTTHGSAVDFLAGVDRAATGCIVTDVRMPEMTGIELLLKVKNMGLSLPVVVISAHADVPLAVQAMKEGALDLLEKPFTDESLLSAVRQALAYDSGKRARDLQAQEIQRRLTTLTSRENEVLAALLRGQPNKIIAHELGISVRTVEVHRANVMAKMQAGSLPELVRMSLVQAPRAEREAEGQSEAAGETRGDG, from the coding sequence GTGAGCGAGCCGACCGTGCATGTCATCGACGACGACGCCGCCGTCCGCGACGCGCTGCGCTTGCTATTGCGAACCGAAGGCCATGAGGTGACGACGCATGGATCGGCCGTCGATTTTCTCGCCGGGGTCGATCGCGCCGCCACAGGCTGCATCGTCACCGACGTGCGCATGCCGGAGATGACCGGCATAGAGCTGCTGCTGAAGGTGAAGAACATGGGGCTGTCGCTGCCGGTGGTGGTCATCTCCGCCCATGCCGATGTGCCGCTCGCCGTGCAGGCGATGAAGGAGGGCGCGCTCGATCTTCTCGAGAAGCCCTTCACCGATGAATCGCTGCTCTCCGCCGTGCGTCAGGCGCTCGCTTATGACAGCGGCAAGCGCGCGCGCGATCTGCAGGCGCAGGAGATACAGCGCCGGCTCACCACGCTGACGAGCCGCGAGAACGAGGTGCTCGCCGCTCTGCTGCGCGGCCAGCCCAATAAGATCATCGCTCATGAGCTCGGCATAAGCGTGCGCACGGTGGAAGTGCATCGCGCCAATGTGATGGCCAAGATGCAGGCCGGTAGCCTGCCGGAGCTGGTGCGCATGTCGCTGGTGCAGGCGCCGCGGGCGGAGCGCGAGGCGGAGGGCCAGAGCGAGGCGGCGGGCGAGACGAGGGGCGATGGATGA
- a CDS encoding RNA polymerase sigma factor gives MFRTNGRSIGELFERNKRDLLDCLTRRVGYEDAFDLLQETFVRMLRRREAGPIADEDAYLRTTAINLARDFSRHSKCMAKHVAPGDIPAEIAETGLDPSQVCEAKESARLLYAAMKGLPPKCREVFILRRFHDLSPDEIAQRLGISRNMVLKHLRLALERCHAALD, from the coding sequence ATGTTCAGAACCAATGGCCGTTCGATCGGCGAGCTCTTCGAGCGCAACAAGCGCGATCTTCTCGACTGTCTGACGCGTCGTGTCGGCTACGAGGACGCTTTCGATCTTCTACAAGAGACCTTTGTGCGGATGCTGCGGCGTCGGGAGGCCGGACCGATCGCCGACGAGGACGCCTATCTACGAACGACGGCGATCAATCTCGCGCGCGACTTCTCCCGTCATTCCAAGTGCATGGCCAAGCACGTCGCGCCAGGCGACATCCCGGCCGAGATCGCCGAGACCGGGCTCGATCCGTCACAAGTCTGCGAGGCGAAGGAAAGCGCCCGCTTGCTATACGCCGCGATGAAAGGCCTGCCCCCCAAGTGTCGGGAAGTCTTCATCTTACGTCGCTTCCATGATCTTTCGCCGGACGAAATAGCGCAGCGGCTCGGCATTTCCCGAAACATGGTCCTCAAGCATCTGCGGCTGGCGCTGGAGAGGTGCCATGCGGCGCTCGACTAA
- a CDS encoding TldD/PmbA family protein: MFLTRDDALALADRLRSLSAAESCVIHIEGEEAQSLRFAGGGVTTNVATAHVKTRIESHVGGRVGSVSVGGLDREALARAVARSEEIARLLPEDPEFLSPLGAQVYSESARYDEATGALDLRFLAEATARVVAEGTARGVNMFGCAAAGRRFSALASSAGLFAYDRESFVDLSSTARHKSDGWSGWAGVRHFSVAQLDPADIGRRAALKAARDEEPLDLEPGRYTVILEPTAVGELAQWLMWMLRARPADEGRSFFSRAGGGTKLGEALFSADFSLRSDPRDPIAPEAPFGEEGLAQEARLWVDKGVLKTLARPRYWAQKTGAEAIPAAQNFTVAGGTTPLEEMIRGVRRGILVTRFWYTNMVEPRSLLLTGLTRDGNFLIENGAVVAPVRNMRFNENLHGAFSRIAAIGASERVKTEMGGAAISAPPMLIEGFEFSSKSSGI, from the coding sequence ATGTTCCTGACGCGAGACGACGCCCTCGCCCTCGCCGATCGTCTGCGGTCCCTGTCCGCGGCGGAGTCCTGCGTGATCCATATCGAGGGCGAGGAGGCGCAGAGCCTGCGCTTCGCCGGCGGCGGCGTCACCACCAATGTCGCGACGGCGCATGTGAAGACGCGCATCGAGTCGCATGTCGGCGGGCGCGTCGGCTCGGTCTCGGTCGGTGGGCTCGATCGGGAGGCGCTCGCCCGCGCCGTGGCGCGCTCGGAGGAGATCGCGCGGCTGTTGCCGGAGGACCCCGAATTTCTGTCGCCGCTCGGCGCTCAGGTCTATTCTGAGAGCGCCCGCTATGACGAGGCGACCGGAGCGCTCGATCTTCGCTTTCTCGCCGAGGCGACCGCGCGCGTCGTCGCCGAGGGGACGGCGCGGGGCGTGAACATGTTCGGCTGCGCGGCGGCCGGCCGCCGCTTCTCGGCGCTGGCCTCGAGCGCCGGACTCTTCGCCTATGATCGCGAGAGCTTCGTCGATCTCTCGTCCACGGCGCGCCATAAGAGCGACGGCTGGTCCGGCTGGGCCGGCGTCCGGCATTTTTCGGTCGCGCAGCTCGATCCTGCCGACATCGGCCGCCGCGCCGCGCTGAAGGCCGCCCGCGACGAGGAGCCGCTCGATCTCGAGCCCGGACGCTATACGGTGATATTGGAGCCGACGGCGGTGGGCGAGCTGGCGCAATGGCTGATGTGGATGCTGCGCGCCCGACCGGCCGACGAGGGCCGCAGCTTCTTCTCCCGCGCCGGCGGCGGAACCAAGCTCGGCGAGGCTCTGTTCAGCGCCGATTTCTCCCTGCGCTCCGATCCGCGCGACCCGATCGCGCCGGAGGCGCCCTTCGGCGAGGAGGGTCTCGCGCAGGAGGCGCGGCTGTGGGTGGACAAGGGCGTGCTGAAGACGCTCGCGCGTCCGCGCTATTGGGCGCAGAAGACCGGCGCAGAGGCCATTCCGGCGGCGCAGAATTTCACCGTCGCCGGCGGGACGACTCCCCTCGAGGAGATGATCCGCGGCGTGCGGCGCGGCATATTGGTGACGCGCTTCTGGTACACCAATATGGTCGAGCCGCGCAGCCTGCTGCTCACCGGGCTGACGCGCGACGGCAATTTCCTCATCGAGAATGGCGCGGTCGTCGCGCCCGTGCGCAACATGCGCTTCAACGAGAATCTCCACGGCGCCTTCTCGCGCATAGCGGCGATCGGCGCGAGCGAGCGCGTGAAGACCGAGATGGGCGGCGCCGCGATCTCGGCCCCGCCCATGCTGATCGAAGGTTTCGAGTTCTCGTCGAAATCGAGCGGGATTTGA
- a CDS encoding FecR family protein, with protein MAAITPYERQIGAAMEEDDAPRDRANRRRAAIEWWTRLDSRAPTPQEREAFVIWLTHEPANREAFEKVCRIWGDLEDLRPLIDAFEVPPPRRSRRVRVATVLAGLAITLLSYVFFDDAWIMLRAQTRTGVAETRTIRLVDGSRIELGPRSAISLDFDEGKRNVTLLKGEAWFDVAPDAGRPFSVLVARGSVTALGTSFDISTTGERTEITVAQHRVRVMTGGPAIIVDEGEQSAFGPGVAAVDPYRVQVDHVAAWRRGKLIFDDKPLAEVVSVLGHYLSGYILILDPSIRERRVSGVFDAADPIAAISAIEKALGLRALDLGYLVVLTG; from the coding sequence ATGGCGGCGATAACGCCCTATGAGAGGCAGATTGGCGCGGCGATGGAGGAGGATGACGCTCCCCGTGATCGGGCGAACCGTCGGAGAGCGGCCATCGAATGGTGGACGCGCCTCGACAGTCGCGCTCCGACTCCGCAGGAGCGCGAGGCGTTCGTCATTTGGCTGACGCATGAGCCGGCCAACCGCGAGGCATTCGAGAAGGTTTGCCGCATCTGGGGCGATCTCGAAGATCTGCGGCCGCTCATAGACGCCTTCGAAGTGCCGCCGCCGCGCCGATCGCGGCGCGTTCGCGTCGCCACCGTCCTCGCGGGGCTGGCCATAACGCTGTTATCCTATGTCTTTTTCGACGACGCCTGGATCATGTTGAGGGCGCAGACCCGCACCGGCGTCGCGGAGACGCGGACCATTCGGCTCGTCGATGGATCGCGGATCGAGCTCGGCCCTCGCTCGGCCATCTCGCTCGATTTCGACGAAGGCAAGCGAAATGTGACCCTGCTGAAGGGCGAGGCTTGGTTCGACGTCGCGCCGGACGCCGGCAGGCCCTTTTCCGTTCTGGTCGCCCGCGGCTCGGTGACGGCTCTCGGCACGAGCTTCGACATCTCGACCACGGGGGAGCGAACGGAGATCACTGTCGCGCAGCATCGGGTGCGCGTCATGACGGGCGGCCCGGCGATCATCGTCGATGAAGGCGAGCAGAGCGCTTTCGGGCCGGGCGTCGCCGCGGTCGATCCATACCGGGTGCAAGTCGACCATGTCGCCGCATGGCGTCGCGGAAAGCTGATTTTCGACGACAAGCCGCTCGCCGAGGTCGTCTCTGTGCTCGGACATTATCTGAGCGGATATATTCTCATTCTCGATCCATCGATCCGAGAAAGGCGCGTGAGCGGCGTGTTCGACGCGGCGGATCCGATCGCCGCCATCTCCGCGATCGAGAAGGCTCTCGGCCTTCGCGCTCTCGATCTCGGCTATCTCGTCGTGCTCACGGGATAG
- a CDS encoding PAS domain S-box protein, translating into MDEQGDQLQDIEDLRRLLLEAGQSRERLGARTAPAASSAPREGVEHFCRRLLEQMREGSIELSAEGVILHCNRQFREMIGRPAAQLIGDSMLDHIAPEQAERFADFFAAPEAASREFEIRRADGSLLSASVELGAPAEDAGPRLAIVTDLTQMKWMERSFAANEALREREKWSRLAVAAGGVGTFDADLVTGTSRFSVTMHEILGLAPDQTLCFAEASAMLVDADKGDFERKFLEACAGANNGEWSHEMRIRRMDGALRWIALAGQFEFRRTSRGVVATRAIGAAIDVTDRREIEDSLRRSNERLRLALAAGAIGSWEYDIAADVTEADQKYRDIYGFPADQPLSPEVVFAIVHEDDVASVRQSVRSAIDPHGEGRYQAEFRIHRKSDGALRWIACRAQALVENGRAVRLIGVVSDITEKKAIESELREKARLADQLAGVAASVPGLIASYRLGPDGKASMPYASPNVEDIYGMDAETLRQGVDGKFARVHPDDLPRVLDSIAESARSMSVWRESYRYNHPRKGWIWVDAQSKPTREPDGATLWHGYLQDVTERKRIEQALVDKEARLYATVEGAHDAILTVDERGAVQSLNSAAVRMFGYAKAEAIGAHVETLVPVRLFGGRKAGAGACFMEERESLGNVVETQGRRKDGGLFPVDLAVSEASYHGRRLYIAFIRDLTERRKIEARMQKLHAERLDAVGELAAGLAHELNQPLSATAIYLKAARRLLQMPVEQRPANVEDALDNAATQIVRAGQIIAHLREFISRGEPDKTLQNLHDILDEAHELVIVEAKQSGINVVCRLDAADDRILADRVQIKQVLVNLMRNARDAMSASRTRRMTISTALCGRSMVRLDVADTGAGLSEEARASLFEPFATTKPNGLGVGLTIARSIVEAHYGKIWAGPNSDGGATFSFTLPLAAMEEEE; encoded by the coding sequence GTGGACGAGCAAGGCGACCAGCTTCAGGATATCGAGGATCTGCGTCGGCTTCTTCTCGAGGCCGGGCAGAGCCGCGAGCGTCTCGGAGCGCGAACGGCGCCGGCTGCGTCCTCGGCGCCCCGCGAGGGCGTCGAGCATTTCTGTCGTCGTCTGCTCGAGCAGATGCGCGAAGGCTCGATCGAGCTTTCGGCCGAGGGCGTGATCCTGCATTGCAATCGCCAGTTTCGCGAGATGATCGGCCGCCCGGCGGCGCAGCTCATCGGCGACAGCATGCTCGATCATATCGCGCCCGAGCAGGCCGAGCGCTTCGCCGACTTCTTCGCGGCGCCGGAGGCGGCGAGCCGCGAGTTCGAGATTCGCCGCGCCGACGGCTCGCTGCTGTCGGCGAGCGTCGAGCTGGGCGCGCCGGCCGAGGATGCGGGGCCGCGCCTCGCCATCGTCACCGATCTCACCCAGATGAAATGGATGGAGCGCTCCTTCGCCGCCAATGAGGCGTTGCGCGAGCGCGAGAAATGGTCGCGGCTCGCCGTGGCCGCCGGCGGCGTCGGCACTTTCGACGCCGATCTCGTGACGGGGACGAGCCGCTTCTCCGTAACCATGCATGAGATTTTGGGATTGGCGCCGGATCAGACGCTCTGCTTCGCCGAGGCGAGCGCTATGTTGGTCGATGCGGACAAAGGCGATTTCGAGCGCAAGTTTCTCGAGGCCTGCGCGGGCGCGAACAATGGCGAGTGGAGCCATGAGATGCGCATCAGGCGCATGGACGGCGCCTTGCGCTGGATCGCTCTCGCCGGACAATTCGAGTTCCGCCGCACCTCGCGCGGCGTCGTCGCGACGCGCGCGATCGGCGCCGCCATCGATGTGACCGACCGCCGCGAGATCGAGGATTCTCTGCGGCGCAGCAATGAGCGCCTGCGTCTCGCCCTCGCGGCCGGCGCGATCGGCAGCTGGGAATACGACATCGCCGCGGACGTCACCGAGGCCGATCAGAAATATCGCGATATCTATGGCTTTCCCGCCGATCAGCCGCTCTCGCCGGAGGTGGTCTTCGCCATCGTGCACGAGGATGATGTCGCCTCGGTGCGCCAATCGGTGCGCTCGGCGATCGATCCGCATGGCGAGGGGCGCTATCAGGCGGAGTTTCGCATTCACAGAAAGAGCGACGGCGCTCTGCGCTGGATCGCATGTCGCGCCCAGGCCTTGGTCGAGAACGGCCGCGCCGTGCGGCTCATCGGCGTCGTCAGCGACATCACCGAGAAAAAGGCGATCGAGTCCGAATTGCGCGAGAAGGCGCGGCTCGCCGATCAGCTCGCCGGCGTCGCCGCCTCCGTGCCCGGCCTCATCGCCTCTTATCGGCTCGGCCCCGACGGCAAGGCCTCCATGCCCTACGCCTCGCCCAATGTGGAAGACATTTACGGCATGGACGCCGAGACATTGCGGCAGGGCGTCGACGGCAAGTTCGCGCGCGTTCATCCCGACGATCTGCCGCGCGTGCTCGACAGCATCGCCGAATCGGCGCGCTCGATGAGCGTATGGCGCGAGAGCTATCGCTATAATCATCCGCGCAAGGGCTGGATATGGGTGGACGCGCAATCGAAGCCGACGCGCGAGCCCGATGGCGCGACTCTGTGGCACGGCTATCTGCAGGACGTCACCGAGCGCAAGCGCATAGAGCAGGCGCTGGTGGACAAGGAGGCGCGCCTCTACGCCACGGTGGAAGGCGCACATGACGCCATCCTCACCGTCGATGAGAGAGGCGCGGTCCAATCGCTCAACTCCGCCGCCGTGCGCATGTTCGGCTATGCGAAGGCGGAGGCGATTGGCGCGCATGTCGAGACTTTGGTGCCGGTGCGTCTCTTCGGCGGCCGCAAGGCCGGCGCCGGCGCCTGTTTCATGGAAGAGCGGGAGTCGCTCGGCAATGTCGTGGAGACGCAGGGTCGTCGCAAGGACGGCGGGCTCTTTCCCGTCGATCTCGCGGTCAGCGAAGCCTCCTATCATGGCCGCCGGCTCTATATCGCCTTCATCCGCGACCTCACCGAGCGGCGCAAGATCGAGGCGCGCATGCAGAAGCTGCACGCCGAGCGGCTGGATGCGGTGGGCGAGCTCGCGGCCGGCCTCGCGCATGAGCTCAATCAGCCGCTCTCGGCCACGGCCATCTATCTGAAGGCGGCGCGCCGCCTGCTGCAAATGCCGGTCGAGCAGCGCCCCGCCAATGTCGAGGACGCGCTCGACAACGCCGCGACGCAAATCGTGCGCGCTGGCCAGATCATCGCGCATTTGCGCGAGTTCATCTCGCGCGGCGAGCCGGACAAGACGCTGCAGAATTTGCACGACATTCTCGACGAGGCGCATGAGCTCGTCATCGTCGAAGCCAAGCAGTCGGGCATAAATGTCGTCTGTCGCCTCGACGCCGCCGATGATCGCATTCTCGCCGATCGCGTGCAGATCAAGCAGGTGCTGGTCAATCTCATGCGCAATGCGCGCGACGCGATGAGCGCTTCGCGCACGCGCAGGATGACGATCTCGACCGCTCTCTGCGGCCGATCGATGGTGCGGCTCGACGTCGCCGACACGGGCGCAGGCCTCTCCGAGGAAGCGCGCGCGAGCCTCTTCGAGCCTTTCGCGACGACGAAGCCCAATGGCCTCGGCGTCGGCCTCACCATCGCGCGTTCGATCGTCGAGGCGCATTACGGAAAAATCTGGGCCGGTCCCAATAGCGACGGCGGCGCGACATTCAGCTTCACGCTGCCGCTGGCCGCGATGGAGGAGGAAGAGTGA
- a CDS encoding globin-coupled sensor protein, translating into MAESSKSSSSLNDSLAFMEMNEAARGALRQVKPVISKALGPALDAFYEKVRGDAKLRGFFSDERHMAAAKSAQMRHWAQITEAEFGVEYVRMVTAVGQAHARIGLEPSFYISAYALITERLIQAIVEDNLSGSMLAGKARVDRTSRGVAALVKAVFLDMNLSVSVYLDVLREESRTAEAQRAEAEAHQRHAIDVMAHALEELARGDLQRRVVDKLDGGFDKIKEDFNNAAAKLATAFADVGASASAIRSSSVEIAKASDNLARRTEAQAANLEETAAALEEITATVNKTADSTRHASEVFEVTRSDAEKGGAIVRDAVEAMRRIENSTRDIGKIIGVIDEIAFQTNLLALNAGVEAARAGEAGRGFAVVASEVRALAQRSAEAAKEIKALIAASTSQVENGVVLVTETGAALERIVSQVGEVSRVVTDIAAGSREQATGLTEVNRAVGQLDSMTQQNATMVEETTAASHSLSHEAEELSSLISVFRIERSEGARPAAAPRASERRVEAAPARRRVASAGGRGASAASADEGWEEF; encoded by the coding sequence ATGGCCGAGTCTTCGAAGAGCAGCTCATCTCTGAACGACAGTTTGGCGTTCATGGAGATGAACGAGGCGGCCCGCGGCGCCTTGCGCCAGGTCAAGCCTGTCATCTCGAAGGCCCTCGGCCCGGCTCTCGACGCTTTTTACGAGAAGGTTCGCGGCGACGCGAAGCTGCGCGGCTTCTTCTCCGACGAGCGCCATATGGCGGCGGCGAAATCCGCGCAGATGCGCCATTGGGCGCAGATCACCGAGGCCGAGTTCGGCGTGGAATATGTGCGCATGGTGACGGCCGTCGGCCAGGCGCACGCCCGCATCGGCTTGGAGCCGAGCTTCTATATCTCCGCTTATGCGCTCATCACCGAGCGTCTGATTCAGGCCATTGTCGAGGACAATCTCTCGGGCTCCATGCTCGCCGGCAAGGCGCGCGTCGATCGCACCTCCCGCGGCGTCGCAGCGCTTGTCAAGGCGGTGTTCCTCGACATGAATCTCTCCGTGTCGGTCTATCTCGACGTGCTGCGCGAGGAGAGCCGCACCGCCGAGGCGCAGCGCGCGGAGGCCGAGGCGCATCAGCGCCATGCGATCGACGTGATGGCCCATGCGCTCGAGGAGCTCGCCCGCGGCGATCTGCAGCGGCGCGTCGTCGACAAGCTCGACGGCGGCTTCGACAAGATCAAGGAAGACTTCAACAATGCGGCCGCCAAGCTCGCCACCGCCTTCGCCGATGTCGGCGCGTCGGCGAGCGCGATCCGCTCCTCGAGCGTCGAGATCGCCAAGGCCTCCGACAATCTCGCCCGCCGCACCGAGGCTCAGGCCGCCAATCTCGAGGAGACGGCCGCCGCGCTCGAGGAGATCACCGCGACGGTGAACAAGACCGCCGACAGCACGCGCCATGCGAGCGAGGTGTTCGAGGTGACGCGCTCCGACGCCGAGAAGGGCGGCGCCATCGTGCGCGACGCCGTGGAGGCGATGCGGCGCATCGAGAATTCGACGCGCGATATTGGCAAGATCATCGGCGTCATCGACGAGATCGCCTTCCAGACCAATCTTCTTGCGCTCAACGCCGGCGTCGAGGCGGCGCGCGCCGGCGAGGCGGGACGCGGCTTCGCCGTCGTCGCCTCGGAAGTGCGCGCGCTGGCGCAGCGCTCGGCGGAGGCGGCCAAGGAGATCAAGGCGCTGATCGCCGCCTCGACCTCGCAGGTCGAGAATGGCGTGGTGCTGGTGACGGAGACCGGCGCCGCGCTGGAGCGCATCGTCTCGCAGGTCGGCGAGGTGAGCCGCGTGGTGACGGACATCGCCGCCGGCTCGCGCGAGCAGGCGACCGGCCTCACCGAGGTCAATCGCGCCGTCGGCCAGCTCGACAGCATGACGCAGCAGAACGCCACAATGGTCGAGGAGACGACGGCGGCGAGCCACAGCCTCAGTCATGAGGCGGAAGAGCTCTCGAGCCTCATCTCCGTTTTCCGCATCGAGCGCAGCGAGGGCGCGCGTCCGGCGGCGGCTCCGCGCGCGAGCGAGCGGCGCGTCGAGGCGGCGCCGGCGCGGCGGCGCGTCGCTTCCGCCGGCGGGCGCGGCGCCTCGGCTGCGTCCGCGGATGAGGGCTGGGAAGAGTTCTGA
- a CDS encoding tetratricopeptide repeat protein produces the protein MATAPRPVDASELLADLMASLRADDLSTALRKIDASRALVDGHAFASYLAGLVRVSLGQDEAAIDHFGKAIAIDPDHAQALYGRAVALQKSGRPEAAIADHARSLRLDPGNVEGWLNYGVALQMTGRSAEAVDAYGQLLARAPGHAQGFANRGLSLHAIGEDTRAIEDYDCAIALLPADPVPQRNKAVSLARLARHEEALDCFARAFALDPTCLDAADGALSALVALRLFEEAVSFCDTVLSLAPGHVPALLTKANALHETKRYAAALAIFDEALSRAPQDPKLLTNRGMSLFELGRLEEAQSCALAAIAADPTFALAWRCRGMVEMRRSDLDNALASFDAALRLADNEPDVHCGRGIVLKELGRFDEARAQFDRALEIDPRHAETKANKGTLLLLRGEFEQGLELFEHRWVLDDRPKTEIAYRWPEWRGEPLTGKSILILDEAGLGDALQFIRYAPLLAKAGAKVAYHCRPALLRLMRGLGESVEIIAALAQDAAYDYCVTLCSLPHAFGTRAETIPGDPYLSAEPERVALWRERLSGEGLKVGIAWQGSAHSRSDHARAAPLSSFAPLGAIPGVRLYSLQKNFGADQLRDAPMRVMSFGEDFDAGADAFVDTAAVIANLDLVVTIDTSIAHLAGALGKPVWIAIKHAPEWRWQLEREDSPWYHSARLFRQEKRGDWRDVFARIARELEALAAPQARPAEADAILIPGSVGELIDRITILEIKARKIADAEKRANVARELALLQGLRDERGFVGGALDALARELEETNLALWNIEDDIRNCEKRSDFGPQFIALARSVYQRNDHRAALKKRINLACGSLIVEEKSYDEAPRAS, from the coding sequence GTGGCCACGGCGCCGCGGCCCGTCGATGCGAGCGAATTGCTCGCCGATCTCATGGCGAGCCTGCGAGCGGACGACCTTTCGACCGCGCTGCGAAAAATCGACGCATCCCGCGCGCTCGTCGACGGCCACGCCTTCGCGAGCTATCTCGCCGGCCTCGTCCGCGTCTCGCTCGGACAGGACGAGGCGGCGATCGATCATTTCGGCAAAGCGATCGCCATCGATCCCGATCATGCGCAGGCGCTCTACGGCCGCGCGGTGGCGCTGCAAAAATCCGGACGGCCAGAGGCGGCGATCGCCGACCACGCACGATCGCTGCGGCTCGATCCCGGCAATGTCGAGGGCTGGCTGAATTATGGCGTCGCGCTGCAAATGACGGGACGCAGCGCCGAGGCCGTCGACGCCTATGGGCAATTGCTGGCGCGCGCGCCCGGCCATGCGCAGGGCTTCGCCAATCGCGGCCTGTCGCTGCATGCGATCGGCGAGGATACGCGCGCGATCGAAGATTACGACTGCGCCATCGCGCTTCTTCCCGCCGATCCCGTGCCGCAGCGCAACAAGGCGGTCTCGCTCGCGCGTCTCGCGCGACACGAGGAAGCGCTCGATTGCTTCGCGCGCGCCTTCGCGCTCGATCCCACCTGTCTCGACGCCGCCGATGGCGCGCTTTCGGCGCTCGTCGCTCTGCGCCTCTTCGAGGAGGCCGTCTCCTTCTGCGACACTGTGCTGAGCCTTGCGCCCGGCCATGTTCCGGCGCTGCTGACCAAGGCCAATGCGCTGCACGAAACCAAGCGCTACGCCGCCGCGCTCGCAATATTCGACGAAGCTCTCTCGCGCGCGCCGCAGGATCCCAAGCTGCTCACCAATCGAGGCATGAGCCTGTTCGAGCTCGGCCGGCTCGAGGAGGCGCAGTCTTGCGCGCTCGCCGCCATCGCCGCCGATCCGACCTTCGCGCTCGCCTGGCGCTGCCGCGGCATGGTGGAGATGCGCCGCTCCGATCTCGACAACGCCCTCGCTTCCTTCGACGCGGCGCTGCGCCTCGCAGACAATGAGCCGGACGTGCATTGCGGCCGCGGCATCGTGCTGAAAGAGCTCGGCCGCTTCGACGAGGCGCGCGCGCAATTCGACCGCGCGCTCGAGATCGATCCGCGCCATGCGGAGACGAAAGCCAATAAGGGCACGCTGCTGCTGCTGCGCGGCGAGTTCGAGCAAGGCCTCGAGCTGTTCGAGCATCGCTGGGTGCTCGACGACCGCCCCAAGACCGAGATCGCCTATCGCTGGCCGGAATGGCGCGGCGAGCCGCTGACCGGCAAATCCATCCTCATTCTCGACGAGGCGGGCCTCGGCGACGCGCTGCAATTCATCCGCTATGCGCCCTTGCTGGCGAAGGCGGGCGCGAAGGTCGCCTATCATTGCCGCCCCGCCCTGCTGCGCCTGATGCGCGGCCTCGGCGAGAGCGTCGAGATCATCGCCGCTCTGGCGCAGGATGCGGCCTATGACTATTGCGTCACCCTATGCAGCCTGCCGCACGCCTTCGGCACGCGCGCGGAGACGATACCGGGCGACCCCTATCTTTCTGCGGAGCCGGAACGCGTGGCGCTGTGGCGCGAGCGTCTCTCGGGCGAAGGATTGAAGGTCGGGATCGCCTGGCAAGGCAGCGCGCATTCGCGCTCCGACCATGCGCGCGCCGCGCCGCTCTCGTCTTTCGCGCCGCTCGGCGCCATTCCCGGCGTGCGGCTCTACAGCCTGCAGAAGAATTTCGGCGCCGATCAATTGCGCGACGCGCCCATGCGCGTCATGTCCTTCGGCGAGGATTTCGACGCCGGCGCCGACGCTTTCGTCGATACGGCGGCGGTGATCGCCAATCTCGATCTCGTCGTGACGATCGACACATCCATCGCCCATCTCGCCGGCGCGCTCGGCAAGCCGGTGTGGATCGCGATCAAGCATGCGCCGGAATGGCGCTGGCAATTGGAGCGCGAGGACAGCCCCTGGTATCACAGCGCGCGGCTGTTCCGTCAGGAGAAACGCGGCGATTGGCGCGACGTGTTCGCCCGCATCGCGCGCGAGCTGGAAGCCCTCGCGGCGCCGCAGGCGCGGCCGGCCGAGGCGGACGCCATTCTCATTCCCGGCTCCGTCGGCGAGCTGATCGATCGCATCACGATTCTGGAGATAAAGGCGCGCAAGATCGCCGACGCCGAAAAGCGCGCCAATGTCGCGCGCGAGCTGGCTCTGCTGCAAGGACTGCGGGACGAGCGCGGCTTCGTCGGCGGCGCGCTGGATGCGCTGGCGCGCGAGCTGGAGGAGACCAATCTCGCGCTGTGGAACATTGAGGACGATATTCGCAATTGCGAGAAGCGCAGCGATTTCGGCCCGCAATTCATCGCGCTGGCGCGCAGCGTCTATCAGCGCAACGACCATCGCGCGGCGCTGAAGAAGCGCATCAATCTCGCCTGCGGCTCATTGATCGTGGAAGAGAAGTCCTATGACGAGGCGCCGCGCGCCTCGTGA